The following proteins are co-located in the Gossypium hirsutum isolate 1008001.06 chromosome A02, Gossypium_hirsutum_v2.1, whole genome shotgun sequence genome:
- the LOC107936588 gene encoding S-adenosylmethionine decarboxylase proenzyme 4, with translation MPFPLLSLSKNFPIKPTLSTSSSIFIPLSLFSSLLIHFPNFHFGFSLFFFSIWSRVFFLAMAVSGFEGFEKCLELHFFGDDNDPTVTTMGLRLLDFESLENVLRVVQCTVVSAVGNHFFDAYVLSESSLFVYPTKIIIKTCGTTQLLKSIRPLIHLAKNLGLTICGCRYTRGTFIFPKSQPFPHINFKQEVIYIEENLPNNLCFRKASVMPSKNPSYSWHVFSAASDNGAHFSDGEFTVEVCMTELDRVLARKFFKTGGDSAAKEMTELTGIGNINPRALICDFVFDPCGYSMNGVDGDRYSTIHVTPEDGFSYASFEYVGSVYDDQDDIVETLKKAVQVFKPATVSVSTTSHRREVWTRVAHAMEPLGLKCRSFAMDEFPTAGTVVFQTFTAARRK, from the exons ATGCCTTTCCcacttctctctctctctaaaaACTTCCCTATAAAACCCACTCTCTCCACTTCTTCTTCAATCTTCATCCCTCTCTCTCTATTTTCTTCCCTTCTGATCCATTTTCCCAACTTCCACTTTGGGTTTTCCTTGTTCTTTTTTTCGATTTGGTCGAGGGTTTTTTTTTTAGCAATGGCTGTTTCAGGTTTCGAAGGGTTTGAGAAATGCTTAGAGCTCCATTTCTTTGGGGACGATAATGATCCAACGGTCACCACAATGGGACTTAGg CTGCTTGATTTTGAATCACTGGAAAATGTGTTACGTGTCGTTCAATGCACTGTCGTTTCGGCTGTCGGGAACCATTTCTTCGATGCTTACGTGTTGTCTGAATCCAGTTTGTTTGTTTACCCCACTAAGATCATCATCAAAACATGTGGGACCACTCAGTTGCTCAAATCGATTCGGCCGTTGATTCACTTGGCCAAAAATCTCGGCCTTACGATATGCGGGTGTAGGTACACCCGAGGTACTTTCATCTTCCCTAAATCACAGCCTTTCCCTCATATTAACTTCAAACAAGAAGTTATTTACATTGAAGAAAATCTCCCCAACAATCTTTGCTTTCGAAAAGCTTCCGTTATGCCTTCCAAGAACCCTTCGTATTCGTGGCATGTTTTCTCCGCCGCTTCTGACAACGGAGCTCATTTCTCCGACGGTGAATTCACCGTGGAAGTTTGCATGACGGAGCTCGACCGAGTCTTGGCTCGGAAATTCTTCAAAACCGGTGGAGACTCAGCTGCTAAAGAAATGACCGAGTTGACTGGGATCGGCAACATTAACCCTCGAGCTTTGATTTGCGATTTCGTGTTTGATCCTTGTGGGTACTCCATGAATGGCGTCGACGGTGATCGGTACTCCACGATCCATGTCACACCTGAAGATGGGTTCAGTTACGCTAGCTTCGAGTATGTTGGGTCCGTTTACGATGACCAAGACGACATTGTTGAGACCTTGAAGAAGGCGGTTCAAGTTTTCAAGCCAGCGACAGTTTCTGTTTCAACGACGAGCCATCGCCGTGAAGTTTGGACCAGGGTAGCTCATGCCATGGAACCATTAGGACTCAAATGCCGGAGTTTTGCTATGGATGAGTTCCCCACGGCCGGTACCGTGGTCTTCCAAACGTTCACGGCGGCTCGCCGGAAATAA